In Centropristis striata isolate RG_2023a ecotype Rhode Island chromosome 5, C.striata_1.0, whole genome shotgun sequence, a single genomic region encodes these proteins:
- the dnajc5aa gene encoding dnaJ (Hsp40) homolog, subfamily C, member 5aa isoform X1 — MSEHQRQRSLSTAGESLYIVLGVEKVATSDDIKRSYRKLALKFHPDKNPDNPEAADKFKEINNAHAILNDPTKRNIYDKYGSLGLYVAEQFGEENVNTYFVLSSWWAKALFVFCGLATGCYFCCCLCCCCNCCCGKCKPRPREGQEQDFYVSPEDLEAQLQSDEREAGGDPIMLQPSATETTQLTSDGHHSYHTDTGFN, encoded by the exons ATGAGTGAGCATCAGAGGCAGCGCTCTCTGTCCACCGCTGGTGAGTCTCTCTACATAGTGTTGGGAGTGGAGAAGGTCGCCACATCGGATGATATCAAGAGATCTTACAG GAAACTGGCGCTGAAGTTCCACCCTGACAAGAATCCTGACAATCCAGAGGCAGCTGATAAGTTCAAGGAGATAAACAACGCTCATGCAATTCTGAATGACCCCACAAAGCGTAATATTTATGACAAATATGGTTCTCTGGGATTATATGTGGCAGAGCAGTTTGGAGAAGAGAATGTAAACACTTACTTTGTCCTTTCAAGCTGGTGGGCAAAG GCTCTGTTTGTGTTCTGCGGCCTGGCCACTGGCTGCTACTTCTGTTGCTGCCTATGTTGCTGCTGTAACTGCTGCTGTGGTAAATGTAAACCACGGCCTCGGGAGGGCCAGGAGCAGGATTTTTATGTGTCCCCTGAGGACCTGGAGGCTCAGCTGCAATCTGATGAGAGAG AGGCTGGGGGTGACCCTATAATGCTGCAACCATCAGCCACAGAGACAACCCAGTTAACATCGGATGGGCACCACTCCTACCACACTGACACCGGCTTCAACTAA
- the dnajc5aa gene encoding dnaJ (Hsp40) homolog, subfamily C, member 5aa isoform X2: MSEHQRQRSLSTAGESLYIVLGVEKVATSDDIKRSYRKLALKFHPDKNPDNPEAADKFKEINNAHAILNDPTKRNIYDKYGSLGLYVAEQFGEENVNTYFVLSSWWAKALFVFCGLATGCYFCCCLCCCCNCCCGKCKPRPREGQEQDFYVSPEDLEAQLQSDERGETSSPRLVPFGDGIVYEQF; encoded by the exons ATGAGTGAGCATCAGAGGCAGCGCTCTCTGTCCACCGCTGGTGAGTCTCTCTACATAGTGTTGGGAGTGGAGAAGGTCGCCACATCGGATGATATCAAGAGATCTTACAG GAAACTGGCGCTGAAGTTCCACCCTGACAAGAATCCTGACAATCCAGAGGCAGCTGATAAGTTCAAGGAGATAAACAACGCTCATGCAATTCTGAATGACCCCACAAAGCGTAATATTTATGACAAATATGGTTCTCTGGGATTATATGTGGCAGAGCAGTTTGGAGAAGAGAATGTAAACACTTACTTTGTCCTTTCAAGCTGGTGGGCAAAG GCTCTGTTTGTGTTCTGCGGCCTGGCCACTGGCTGCTACTTCTGTTGCTGCCTATGTTGCTGCTGTAACTGCTGCTGTGGTAAATGTAAACCACGGCCTCGGGAGGGCCAGGAGCAGGATTTTTATGTGTCCCCTGAGGACCTGGAGGCTCAGCTGCAATCTGATGAGAGAGGTGAGACTTCATCACCCAGGCTTGTGCCGTTTGGCGATGGGATCGTATACGAACAATTTTAG
- the LOC131972370 gene encoding glucose-induced degradation protein 8-B homolog produces MMSYAEKPEDITKEEWMDKLNNVHIQRADMNRLIMNYLVTEGFKEAAEKFRMESGIEPSVDLDSLDERIKIREMILKGQIQEAIALINSLHPELLDTNRYLYFHLQQQHLIELIRLRETESALEFAQTQLAEQGEESRECLTEMERTLALLAFDNPEESPFGDLLNMMQRQKVWSEVNQAVLDYENRESTPKLAKLLKLLLWAQNELDQKKVKYPKMTDLSTGTIEDPK; encoded by the exons ATGATGAGTTATGCTGAAAAGCCAGAAGACATCACAAAAGAAGAGTGGATGGACAAACTAAACAATGTTCACATACAGAGGGCGGACATGAATCGGCTCATTATGAATTACCTGGTGACAG AGGGATTCAAAGAGGCTGCAGAGAAGTTTCGCATGGAGTCTGGGATCGAGCCAAGTGTAGACCTGGACTCTTTGGATGAAAGGATAAAGATTAGAGAGATGATCCTGAAGGGACAGATACAAGAAGCTATTGCACTCATCAACAGCCTACACCCAGAGCTGCTTGACACCAATCGATACTTGTATTTTCATCTGCAG CAGCAACATTTGATTGAGTTAATCAGGCTAAGGGAGACTGAGTCAGCGCTGGAGTTTGCCCAGACGCAGTTGGCCGAGCAGGGGGAGGAGAGCCGCGAGTGTctgacagagatggagagaacaTTAGCCCTGCTGGCCTTTGACAACCCAGAAGAGTCGCCCTTTGGAGACCTGCTCAACATGATGCAGCGGCAAAAG GTGTGGAGTGAGGTGAACCAAGCTGTGCTGGACTATGAAAACAGGGAGTCAACGCCCAAACTGGCTAAACTCCTGAAGTTACTGCTGTGGGCACAGAATGAGCTGGACCAGAAGAAGGTGAAATACCCCAAAATGACTGACCTTAGCACGGGCACCATCGAAGACCCCAAGTGA